The following are from one region of the Cryptococcus deuterogattii R265 chromosome 8, complete sequence genome:
- a CDS encoding GPI-anchored wall transfer protein 1 codes for MGDYKSAKEAFVSDNPGATIWSINAVSLVALGTYALWIALSPYIRHGLLNNYLLCVLPILFGVTIFSTSPLIFTSFLSIISSAFIAKSQKRSNFPRSPEKPKGQWLDESDSDEEPAEPASTAGSAAVSPIKLLPSQVVFASESLLSPDPTASPMSPSSSSGSGHEDPLGIMGVNRRRSPLERVSLNVPSHFDNKIRVSPVPSLQLKKPRATKAQGVEEKGRLPFLTVYRAHMMLMTVICILGVDFDVFPRWQGKCEDFGTSLMDVGVGSFVFSLGLISTKSLSPPPPPPTPSSPALNSHLIPLTPSPLTSILMSLRKSIPILVLGFIRLIMVKGSDYPEHVTEYGVHWNFFFTLALVPVLAVGVRPLTRWFRWSVLGVAISLLHQLCLAYYLQPIVSSSDRSGIFLANKEGFSSLPGYLSIFLIGLSIGDHVLRLSLPPRRQRVVSETVEEHEQSHFERKKLDLIMELIGYSLGWWTLLGGWIWAGGKVSRRLANTPYVFWVAAYNTTFLLGYLLLTHIIASPTSSQTSPSSSILVPPLLDAMNKNGLMVFLAANLLTGLANVSMETMYASAWLSMGVLMLYSLGVSWVAWVLKGRRIKI; via the exons ATGGGGGATTACAAGTCGGCCAAAGAGGCCTTTGTCTCGGATAACCCAGGTGCTACCATCTGGAGTATCAACGCTGTCAGTTTGGTTGCTCTG GGGACGTATGCTCTCTGGATCGCCTTATCACCGTACATCCGGCATGGACTCTTGAACAATTACCTGTTATGCGTCCTCCCCATACTATTCGGGGTGACCATtttctcaacttctcctCTCATATTTACTTCTTTTTTGTCGATTATTTCTTCCGCTTTCATCGCGAAATCACAAAAACGCTCCAACTTTCCACGTTCACCCGAAAAGCCAAAAGGTCAATGGCTCGACGAATCTGACTCGGATGAAGAACCAGCAGAACCTGCTTCTACGGCTGGATCTGCAGCAGTCTCACCTATAAAACTTTTACCTTCTCAAGTAGTATTTGCTTCAGAATCTCTATTATCTCCGGATCCGACAGCATCCCCCATGTCGCCGAGCAGTTCCTCTGGTTCAGGGCATGAAGACCCTTTAGGAATAATGGGCGTTAATAGACGAAGGTCGCCATTAGAACGCGTCTCACTTAACGTCCCATCACATTTCGACAACAAAATAAGAGTATCCCCTGTGCCTTCCTTGCAGCTCAAAAAGCCTAGGGCGACAAAGGCTcaaggagtggaagaaaagggaagattACCGTTTTTGACAGTGTACCGAGCGCATATGATGCTCATGACTGTCATTTGCATCTTGGGGGTAGATTTTGATGTGTTTCCTAGATGGCAGGGTAAGTGCGAAGATTTTGGTACCAGTTTG ATGGACGTGGGGGTCGGATCATTTGTCTTTTCCCTCGGGCTCATCTCCACaaaatctctttctcctccacctccaccccctACCCCTTCCTCGCCCGCGCTCAACTCTCATCTCATTCCCCTTACCCCTTCCCCGTTAACTTCCATCCTCATGTCCCTCCGAAAgtccatccccatcctcgtcctcggcTTTATACGTTTAATCATGGTCAAGGGCTCTGATTATCCTGAACATGTGACGGAGTACGGTGTGCACTGGAATTTCTTCTTTACGCTCGCGCTAGTTCCTGTGCTGGCTGTAGGTGTTCGGCCATTGACAAGGTGGTTTCGCTGGAGTGTGCTGGGAGTGGCCATCTCCTTGCTGCATCAACTGTGCTTGGCATACTATCTTCAACCCATCGTTTCCTCGTCCGACCGATCAGGCATCTTTCTAGCAAACAAAGAAGGTTTCTCTTCGCTTCCTGGTTATCTCTCCATATTTTTGATTGGTTTATCCATTGGAGATCATGTGTTAAGGCTCAGTTTACCACcaagaaggcagagagTCGTGTCAGAAACGGTCGAAGAGCACGAGCAGAGCCATtttgagagaaaaaagcTGGATCTAATCATGGAGTTGATTGGATATAGTTTAGGCTGGTGGACGTTGCTAGGAGGCTGGATTTGGGCCGGTGGGAAGGTATCCAGGCGTTTG GCCAACACTCCCTACGTATTCTGGGTAGCGGCATATAATAccacctttctccttggctacctcctcctcacccACATCATCGCAtctcccacctcttcccaaaCATCGCCATCGTCATCGATCTTGGTACCTCCCTTGCTTGATGCTATGAATAAAAACGGTCTCATGGTGTTTTTGGCGGCCAACTTGCTTACAGGACTAGCGAATGTGAGCATGGAGACAATGTATGCATCGGCGTGGTTGTCGATGGGGGTTTTAATGTTGTATAGCTTGGGAGTCAGTTGGGTGGCGTGGGTACTGAAAGGACGGAGGATCAAAATATAG